A stretch of Chiloscyllium plagiosum isolate BGI_BamShark_2017 chromosome 6, ASM401019v2, whole genome shotgun sequence DNA encodes these proteins:
- the LOC122550930 gene encoding cytotoxic T-lymphocyte protein 4-like isoform X2, which produces MHPFKWSLPLMVAFTCWAGDQGKVSVSQHPGEINVSVGMTAVIACEANYHRGTPEHTDMYWYKGNRRDQPILAFSKDSKSLSSQDDHLYVRGNLSKVYSILVINNLTVNDSGVYVCEVLVSLPPPHVSGYGHGTRLTVHESNSCQTSKAPQEVFMCVHKRSKGRPNSKEALRSQEESSLTSSRKRALALNTDRAREAQNQEYEDMALIRTISQIPR; this is translated from the exons GTGACCAAGGCAAGGTTTCGGTGTCACAGCATCCCGGAGAAATCAACGTGTCAGTTGGAATGACGGCTGTGATTGCCTGTGAGGCGAACTATCACAGAGGGACCCCTGAACACACAGACATGTACTGGTATAAAGGTAACAGACGGGATCAGCCAATCCTGGCCTTTTCAAAGGACTCCAAATCTCTGTCCAGTCAAGATGACCACTTGTATGTGCGTGGCAATCTCTCCAAAGTTTACAGCATCCTCGTCATCAACAACCTGACAGTGAATGACTCTGGAGTTTATGTTTGTGAGGTATTAGTCTCTCTACCTCCGCCTCATGTGAGTGGATATGGACATggaaccagattaacagtccatg AGTCAAATTCATGTCAGACATCGAAGGCCCCGCAAGAG GTTTTCATGTGTGTCCATAAACGTTCTAAGGGCAGACCGAATTCTAAAGAAGCACTCAGAAGCCAAGAGGAATCCAGCCTAACTTCTTCCAGAAAACGTGCATTAGCTCTGAATACAGACCGGGCCAGAGAAGCACAGAATCAGGAGTATGAAGACATGGCACTCATCAGAACCATCAGTCAGATACCGAGATAA
- the LOC122550930 gene encoding T-cell-specific surface glycoprotein CD28-like isoform X1, whose protein sequence is MHPFKWSLPLMVAFTCWAGDQGKVSVSQHPGEINVSVGMTAVIACEANYHRGTPEHTDMYWYKGNRRDQPILAFSKDSKSLSSQDDHLYVRGNLSKVYSILVINNLTVNDSGVYVCEVLVSLPPPHVSGYGHGTRLTVHESNSCQTSKAPQEVWKHTVFLAILAYSLAVTITTVSLGVFMCVHKRSKGRPNSKEALRSQEESSLTSSRKRALALNTDRAREAQNQEYEDMALIRTISQIPR, encoded by the exons GTGACCAAGGCAAGGTTTCGGTGTCACAGCATCCCGGAGAAATCAACGTGTCAGTTGGAATGACGGCTGTGATTGCCTGTGAGGCGAACTATCACAGAGGGACCCCTGAACACACAGACATGTACTGGTATAAAGGTAACAGACGGGATCAGCCAATCCTGGCCTTTTCAAAGGACTCCAAATCTCTGTCCAGTCAAGATGACCACTTGTATGTGCGTGGCAATCTCTCCAAAGTTTACAGCATCCTCGTCATCAACAACCTGACAGTGAATGACTCTGGAGTTTATGTTTGTGAGGTATTAGTCTCTCTACCTCCGCCTCATGTGAGTGGATATGGACATggaaccagattaacagtccatg AGTCAAATTCATGTCAGACATCGAAGGCCCCGCAAGAGGTGTGGAAACATACTGTTTTTCTAGCCATTTTAGCTTATAGCCTAGCTGTCACTATTACAACGGTCTCACTTGGT GTTTTCATGTGTGTCCATAAACGTTCTAAGGGCAGACCGAATTCTAAAGAAGCACTCAGAAGCCAAGAGGAATCCAGCCTAACTTCTTCCAGAAAACGTGCATTAGCTCTGAATACAGACCGGGCCAGAGAAGCACAGAATCAGGAGTATGAAGACATGGCACTCATCAGAACCATCAGTCAGATACCGAGATAA